The following proteins are co-located in the Nerophis ophidion isolate RoL-2023_Sa linkage group LG04, RoL_Noph_v1.0, whole genome shotgun sequence genome:
- the tmem45b gene encoding transmembrane protein 45B — translation MANFGGHAIPGSFFLLFGFWLTVKHTLQHHWRKTHPKGRDIVPPFSKRMDCIEGGLQIFASFVGIMVEQFVVDGPHARLYDTHNNSWVKLMNWQHSTMYLFYGISGIALVVSTVSKLVPVGVDRFALSLALFVEGFLFYYHVHSRPPLDAHIHSLLLVAVFSGSASTMAEVFMRDHIILELFRACLFILQGTWFYQIGFVLFPPSGPQWDLTLHSNIMFVTMCFCWHLALALLVVACTVAGVWFTMRRFSRRDRDIEIVLRKTSPTASSEKALLEESEEE, via the exons ATGGCCAACTTTGGTGGACACGCCATCCCCGGCTCTTTCTTCTTGCTTTTTGGATTTTGGCTGACAGTGAAACACACTCTCCAGCACCACTGGAGGAAGACTCATCCCAAAGGCAGAGACATTGTGCCTCCATTCTCTAAACGGATGGACTGCATCGAAGGAGGATTGCAAATCTTTGCTTCATTTGTTG GCATCATGGTGGAGCAGTTTGTGGTGGACGGCCCACACGCTCGCCTTTACGACACGCATAACAATTCGTGGGTGAAGCTGATGAACTGGCAGCACAGCACCATGTATCTCTTCTATGGCATCTCTGGAATAGCTCTGGTCGTGAGCACAGTGTCAAAACTGGTACCGGTCGGTGTGGACCGCTTTGCTCTCTCCTTGGCGCTGTTTGTAGAAG GCTTTCTGTTCTATTACCACGTGCACAGTCGCCCCCCGCTGGACGCTCACATCCACTCCCTGCTCCTGGTGGCGGTTTTCAGTGGGTCAGCCAGCACCATGGCGGAGGTGTTCATGAGAGACCACATTATTTTGGAGCTGTTCAGAGCCTGCTTATTCATCCTTCAGGGCACCTGGTTCTACCAG ATTGGCTTTGTACTGTTCCCACCAAGCGGGCCGCAGTGGGATCTGACTTTGCATAGCAACATCATGTTCGTCACTATGTGCTTCTGCTGGCATTTGGCGCTGGCCTTGCTCGTCGTCGCCTGCACTGTCGCTGGAGTGTGGTT CACCATGAGGAGATTCTCCAGAAGAGATCGAGACATCGAGATAGTATTGCGAAAGACATCCCCCACCGCAAGTTCTGAGAAAGCTCTACTTGAAGAGTCAGAGGAAGAATAG